The following proteins come from a genomic window of Streptococcus pneumoniae:
- the thiI gene encoding tRNA uracil 4-sulfurtransferase ThiI codes for MQYSEIMIRYGELSTKGKNRMRFINKLRNNISDVLSIYTQVKVTADRDRAHAYLNGADYTAVAESLKQVFGIQNFSPVYKVEKSVEVLKSSVQEIMRDIYKEGMTFKISSKRSDHNFELDSRELNQTLGGAVFEAIPNVQVQMKSPDINLQVEIREEAAYLSYETIRGAGGLPVGTSGKGMLMLSGGIDSPVAGYLALKRGVDIEAVHFASPPYTSPGALKKAQDLTRKLTKFGGNIQFIEVPFTEIQEEIKAKAPEAYLMTLTRRFMMRITDRIREVRNGLVIINGESLGQVASQTLESMKAINAVTNTPIIRPVVTMDKLEIIDIAQEIDTFDISIQPFEDCCTIFAPDRPKTNPKIKNAEQYEARMDVEGLVERAVAGIMITEITPQAEKDEVDDLIDNLL; via the coding sequence ATGCAGTATTCAGAAATTATGATTCGCTACGGAGAGTTGTCAACCAAGGGTAAAAACCGTATGCGTTTCATCAATAAACTTCGTAATAATATTTCGGACGTTTTGTCTATCTATACCCAAGTTAAGGTAACAGCAGATCGCGACCGTGCCCACGCTTACCTCAATGGAGCTGATTACACAGCAGTTGCAGAATCTCTCAAACAAGTTTTTGGAATTCAAAACTTTTCTCCTGTTTATAAGGTTGAAAAATCTGTAGAAGTTTTGAAGTCTTCTGTCCAAGAGATTATGCGGGACATCTACAAGGAAGGTATGACCTTTAAGATTTCTAGCAAGCGTAGCGACCACAACTTTGAACTTGATAGTCGTGAACTCAACCAAACACTTGGAGGGGCTGTATTCGAAGCCATTCCAAATGTGCAAGTTCAAATGAAAAGTCCTGACATCAATCTTCAGGTGGAGATTCGTGAAGAAGCAGCCTATCTTTCTTATGAAACCATTCGTGGGGCTGGTGGTTTGCCAGTTGGAACTTCAGGTAAAGGGATGCTCATGTTGTCAGGAGGGATTGACTCACCTGTAGCAGGTTATCTTGCTCTTAAGCGTGGGGTGGATATCGAGGCAGTTCACTTTGCTAGTCCACCATATACTAGTCCTGGTGCCCTCAAGAAAGCGCAGGACTTGACTCGTAAATTGACCAAGTTTGGCGGAAATATCCAGTTTATCGAGGTGCCTTTCACAGAGATTCAAGAGGAAATCAAAGCCAAAGCGCCAGAAGCTTATTTGATGACTCTAACTCGTCGCTTTATGATGCGGATTACTGACCGTATTCGTGAGGTACGAAATGGTTTGGTTATCATCAATGGGGAAAGTCTAGGTCAAGTAGCCAGCCAAACCCTTGAAAGTATGAAGGCTATCAATGCTGTTACCAACACTCCCATCATTCGTCCTGTGGTTACCATGGACAAGTTGGAAATCATTGACATCGCCCAGGAAATCGATACCTTTGACATTTCAATCCAACCGTTTGAAGACTGTTGTACCATTTTTGCACCAGATCGTCCAAAAACAAATCCTAAAATTAAGAATGCGGAGCAGTACGAAGCGCGTATGGATGTTGAAGGCTTGGTTGAGCGAGCAGTGGCTGGAATCATGATTACTGAAATCACACCTCAAGCCGAAAAAGATGAAGTTGATGACTTGATTGACAATCTGCTCTAA
- a CDS encoding cysteine desulfurase family protein: MIYFDNSATTKPYPEALETYMQVASKILGNPSSLHRLGDQATRILDASRQQIADLIGKKSDEIFFTSGGTEGDNWLIKGVAFEKAQFGKHIIVSAIEHPAVKESALWLKSQGFEVDFAPVDKKGLVDVEALAGLIRHDTILVSIMAVNNEIGSIQPIEAISEFLADKPTISFHVDAVQALAKIPTEKYLTERVDCATFSSHKFHGVRGVGFVYIKSGKKITPLLTGGGQERDYRSTTENVAGIAATAKALRLSMEKLDIFRSKTGQMKAVIRQALLNYPDIFVFSDEENFAPHILTFGIKGVRGEVIVHAFEDYDIFISTTSACSSKAGKPAGTLIAMGVDKDKAKSAVRLSLDLENDMSQVEQFLTKLKLIYNQTRKVR, translated from the coding sequence ATGATTTACTTTGATAATTCAGCGACGACCAAGCCTTATCCTGAAGCCCTTGAAACCTATATGCAGGTCGCTTCAAAAATTTTAGGAAACCCATCTAGTCTCCATCGTTTGGGAGACCAAGCAACACGAATCTTAGATGCTTCTCGCCAACAGATTGCAGATTTAATCGGTAAGAAAAGCGATGAAATCTTCTTTACCTCGGGTGGAACAGAAGGGGATAACTGGCTTATCAAGGGTGTGGCCTTTGAAAAAGCTCAGTTTGGCAAGCACATCATTGTTTCAGCCATTGAACATCCAGCAGTCAAAGAGTCAGCCCTCTGGTTGAAAAGTCAAGGATTTGAAGTGGATTTTGCTCCAGTTGATAAGAAAGGCTTGGTCGATGTTGAGGCGTTAGCAGGTTTGATACGGCATGATACAATCCTCGTTTCCATCATGGCTGTGAACAATGAAATCGGCTCTATCCAACCTATTGAGGCTATTTCAGAATTCTTGGCAGACAAGCCGACTATTTCCTTCCACGTTGATGCGGTTCAGGCGCTTGCCAAAATTCCGACTGAAAAGTATCTGACAGAACGGGTGGATTGCGCGACTTTCTCTAGTCACAAGTTCCACGGGGTTCGAGGTGTTGGCTTTGTCTATATCAAATCTGGCAAGAAGATTACACCTCTTCTTACAGGTGGTGGCCAGGAGCGAGATTATCGTTCGACAACTGAAAATGTGGCAGGGATTGCAGCGACAGCCAAGGCCCTCCGTTTGTCTATGGAAAAGCTAGATATCTTTAGGAGCAAGACTGGGCAGATGAAGGCAGTGATTCGCCAAGCTCTTCTGAACTATCCGGATATTTTTGTCTTTTCAGATGAGGAAAACTTTGCACCTCATATTCTGACTTTTGGAATCAAAGGTGTTCGAGGTGAAGTCATCGTTCACGCCTTTGAAGACTATGATATTTTCATCTCAACAACCTCAGCTTGTTCATCTAAGGCAGGAAAACCAGCCGGTACCTTGATTGCCATGGGAGTGGACAAAGATAAGGCCAAGTCAGCTGTGCGTCTTAGCCTAGACTTGGAAAATGATATGAGTCAGGTCGAGCAGTTTTTGACCAAGTTAAAATTGATTTACAATCAAACTAGAAAAGTAAGATAG
- a CDS encoding DUF6556 family protein translates to MSNYRRTSKPKTEHIKKGFTVFQKTVATIASILGLITASITIMNALDNNKNIKKEPTTSQTTTIVKEIQKESPKENTSPTKETNTSQEKTQQEETPKSSVKEEKKEDQKTATQDSSTPASSKPATENEKQSNAPTSENKSNQ, encoded by the coding sequence ATGTCTAACTATCGTAGAACTTCAAAACCAAAAACAGAACACATCAAAAAAGGCTTTACAGTCTTTCAAAAAACCGTTGCTACAATCGCTAGTATCCTTGGCTTGATTACCGCAAGTATCACGATTATGAACGCCTTGGATAATAACAAAAATATTAAAAAAGAACCTACGACAAGCCAGACGACAACCATTGTCAAAGAAATCCAAAAGGAATCCCCTAAGGAAAACACCAGTCCAACTAAAGAGACTAACACTAGTCAAGAAAAAACACAGCAAGAGGAAACACCAAAATCTAGCGTCAAGGAAGAGAAAAAAGAAGATCAGAAAACAGCAACTCAGGACTCTTCTACTCCTGCTTCAAGTAAACCTGCTACTGAAAACGAAAAACAGTCCAATGCGCCAACTTCAGAAAATAAAAGCAATCAATAG
- a CDS encoding DNA translocase FtsK, with the protein MERKEAIQRMLISLGIAILLIFAAFKLGAAGITLYNLIRLLVGSLAYLAIFGLLIYLFFFKWIRKQEGLLSGFFTIFAGLLLIFEAYLVWKYGLDKSVLKGTMAQVVTDLTGFRTTSFAGGGLIGVALYIPTAFLFSNIGTYFIGSILILVGSLLVSPWSVYDIAEFFSRGFAKWWEGHERRKEERFVKQEEKARQKAEKEARLEQEETEKALLDLPPVDMETGEILTEEAVQNLPPIPEEKWVEPEIILPQAELKFPEQEDDSDDEDVQVDFSAKEALEYKLPSLQLFAPDKPKDQSKEKKIVRENIKILEATFASFGIKVTVERAEIGPSVTKYEVKPAVGVRVNRISNLSDDLALALAAKDVRIEAPIPGKSLIGIEVPNSDIATVSFRELWEQSQTKAENFLEIPLGKAVNGTARAFDLSKMPHLLVAGSTGSGKSVAVNGIIASILMKARPDQVKFMMVDPKMVELSVYNDIPHLLIPVVTNPRKASKALQKVVDEMENRYELFAKVGVRNIAGFNAKVEEFNSQSEYKQIPLPFIVVIVDELADLMMVASKEVEDAIIRLGQKARAAGIHMILATQRPSVDVISGLIKANVPSRVAFAVSSGTDSRTILDENGAEKLLGRGDMLFKPIDENHPVRLQGSFISDDDVERIVNFIKTQADADYDESFDPGEVSENEGEFSDGDAGGDPLFEEAKSLVIETQKASASMIQRRLSVGFNRATRLMEELEIAGVIGPAEGTKPRKVLQQ; encoded by the coding sequence ATTGCGATTTTATTGATTTTCGCAGCCTTCAAATTAGGGGCTGCAGGTATAACCCTTTATAATTTAATTCGCTTGCTAGTGGGTAGCCTAGCTTATCTGGCGATATTCGGCCTATTAATCTATCTCTTCTTTTTCAAGTGGATACGAAAACAGGAAGGACTCTTATCTGGCTTTTTCACCATATTTGCTGGCTTACTCTTGATTTTTGAGGCCTACTTGGTTTGGAAATATGGTTTGGACAAGTCCGTTCTAAAAGGGACCATGGCTCAGGTTGTGACAGATCTGACTGGTTTTCGAACGACTAGCTTTGCTGGAGGAGGCTTGATCGGGGTCGCTCTTTATATTCCAACAGCCTTTCTCTTTTCAAATATCGGAACTTACTTTATTGGTTCTATCTTGATTTTAGTGGGTTCTCTCCTAGTCAGCCCTTGGTCTGTTTACGATATTGCTGAATTTTTCAGTAGAGGCTTTGCCAAATGGTGGGAAGGGCACGAGCGTCGAAAAGAGGAACGCTTTGTCAAACAAGAAGAAAAAGCTCGCCAAAAGGCTGAGAAAGAGGCTAGATTAGAACAAGAAGAGACTGAAAAAGCCTTACTCGATTTGCCTCCTGTTGATATGGAAACGGGTGAAATTCTGACAGAGGAAGCTGTTCAAAATCTTCCACCTATTCCAGAAGAAAAGTGGGTGGAACCAGAAATCATCCTGCCTCAAGCTGAACTTAAATTCCCTGAACAGGAAGATGACTCAGATGACGAAGATGTTCAGGTCGATTTTTCAGCCAAAGAAGCCCTTGAATACAAACTTCCAAGCTTACAACTCTTTGCACCAGATAAACCAAAAGATCAGTCTAAAGAGAAGAAAATTGTCAGAGAAAATATCAAAATCTTAGAAGCAACCTTTGCTAGCTTTGGTATTAAGGTAACAGTTGAACGGGCCGAAATTGGGCCATCAGTGACCAAGTATGAAGTCAAGCCGGCTGTTGGTGTAAGGGTCAACCGCATTTCCAATCTATCAGATGACCTCGCTCTAGCCTTGGCTGCCAAAGATGTCCGGATTGAAGCACCAATCCCTGGGAAATCCCTAATCGGAATTGAAGTGCCCAACTCCGATATTGCCACTGTATCTTTCCGAGAACTATGGGAACAATCGCAAACGAAAGCAGAAAATTTCTTGGAAATTCCTTTAGGGAAGGCTGTTAATGGAACCGCAAGAGCTTTTGACCTTTCTAAAATGCCCCACTTGCTAGTTGCAGGTTCAACGGGTTCAGGGAAGTCAGTAGCAGTTAACGGCATTATTGCTAGCATTCTCATGAAGGCGAGACCAGATCAAGTTAAATTTATGATGGTCGATCCCAAGATGGTTGAGTTATCTGTTTACAATGATATTCCCCACCTCTTGATTCCAGTCGTGACCAATCCACGCAAAGCCAGCAAGGCTCTGCAAAAGGTTGTGGATGAAATGGAAAACCGTTATGAACTCTTTGCCAAGGTGGGAGTTCGGAATATTGCAGGTTTTAATGCCAAGGTAGAAGAGTTCAATTCCCAGTCTGAGTACAAGCAAATTCCGCTACCATTCATTGTCGTGATTGTGGATGAGTTGGCTGACCTCATGATGGTGGCCAGCAAGGAAGTGGAAGATGCTATCATCCGTCTTGGGCAGAAGGCGCGTGCTGCAGGTATCCACATGATTCTTGCAACTCAGCGTCCATCTGTTGATGTCATCTCTGGTTTGATTAAGGCCAATGTTCCATCTCGTGTAGCATTTGCGGTTTCATCAGGAACAGACTCCCGTACGATTTTGGATGAAAATGGAGCAGAAAAACTTCTTGGTCGAGGAGACATGCTCTTTAAACCGATTGATGAAAATCATCCAGTTCGTCTCCAAGGCTCCTTTATCTCGGATGACGATGTTGAGCGCATTGTGAACTTCATCAAGACTCAGGCAGATGCAGACTACGATGAGAGTTTTGATCCAGGTGAGGTTTCTGAAAATGAAGGAGAATTTTCGGATGGAGATGCTGGTGGTGATCCGCTTTTTGAAGAAGCTAAGTCTTTGGTTATCGAAACACAGAAAGCCAGTGCGTCTATGATTCAGCGTCGTTTATCAGTTGGATTTAACCGTGCGACCCGTCTCATGGAAGAACTGGAGATAGCAGGTGTCATCGGTCCAGCTGAAGGTACCAAACCTCGAAAAGTGTTACAACAATAA